The Macrobrachium rosenbergii isolate ZJJX-2024 chromosome 14, ASM4041242v1, whole genome shotgun sequence sequence TGCAGGCGTATCAATAGACTATACTTATATACGTGATCATTGTTAGATAATTgatttgatatttattcattagaCTGTCGACTTACACACGTCGCGAGGCAGCTAGGTATGGAGACTATGTTAGGAAATTAGTCATCCTGTCATTTTTGTGACCTcaagcaagttctctctctctctctctctctctctctctctctctctctctctctctctctctctctctctctctctctctctctcatcgtgacTGAAGAGAGCACTTATGTGTTAGGTAATAAGTTTTTACCGTTCTTCCGTTATGTGAATAATTTGGCGAAAACTGACCGTACAACCACAATTCCATTACTTTGGTTGTCCCGTAATTTCTGCACCAAGGTCACTCAGACTGTCGGGTATAACCCCACCCCTATTATCCTGGGAACGAATGCTAAGgttctgcttttttatttatttcttaatttttgtttattctattaTTCCCAGGATAGGGATAAATCCAGGTCCATTTCACTATTCCTTCTATGCTTGTCTGCTATATGTTGGAGAGGATAGCTGTTGATATGTTCTTGAAATCATTTCCTCATTCAGGTATTGGACTGTGTACTTGATGTGTTGCCTTACCAACCAGTTTTTCCAGAAAGCCAATTGTTCATTTGTCAAAAATTTGCTTTATTGGTTCATGTATTTGTTtctgcttatctttttttttttatttctatttctgtgcTTTTCTATTCACTCAtaggtttatttatgtttactgtGTTTGTGTAAGCAATTTTGCTTTTAacgattttgtttctctctctctctctctctctctctctctctctctctctctctctctctctctctctctctagttcttcgttgggatagtgggttccgttctcagctagcactctgctggccgcgagctcgaatctccgaccggccagtgaagaataagaggaatttatttctggtgatagaaattaatttctcgctataatgcggttcgaattccacaataagctgtaggtcccgttgctaggtaaccaattggttcttagccacgtaaaataaatctaatccttcgggccagccctaggagagctgttaatcagctcagtggtctggttgaactacgatatacttattctctctctctctctctctctctctctctctctctctctctctctctctctctctctcccttggtaACTTCTCAGATAAACGTTTTGGTTTTGTCTCTTAAAACTTTACAAGGAGTTATATACACTGATCACTTCCAGAACTGGCAGGAAATTGATGATTTTACACCAATTGCCattcaccttttagttttctgaaaagaaaactattgtgccggctttgtctgtccgtccggacttttttctgtcagcactttttctgtccgccctcagatcttaaaaacttctgaggctagagggctgcaaactggtatgttgatcatccaccctcgaatcatcaaacataccaaattgcagccctctagcctcagtagtttttattttatttaaggttaaatttagccataatcgtgcttctggcaacgatataggataggccaccaccgggccgtggttaaagtttcatgggccgcggctcatacagcattaaaccgagaccaccgaaagacacatctattttaggtggccttgattatacgctgtagcggctgtacagaaaactcgattgcgcatttttcacttgtcttcTAGTACCACCAATATTACTCACCTGGACATGGATAGATAGTGAATTATGACGTGGCAAATcgtactaaaataaaatatgtggGACTGAGTAACAGCAAAAAAGCTTCCGAGTTTTATTCCTTAAAATATCACAGAATTTTAGGACGGAAGCCTTCAAGACTTCCgtcatttagtatttttttgtagatttcacGGAAATCTAACGTATCTATAAAATAATACTGTAGTGAGATATactatttaaagatattttttatgggaataattttacaatattttatgtgtatacgGAGATGCTACTCATGAGATAGTTTTTATCATATGGGAAATATTAGCACAGACAATAagtcatcttgaaaaaaaaatcactatagtACAGTTGTCAAGTTACATTTCTGCTTGAAAAGGCATTATTTGTACTAAGTATTCTGAAGGCACTATAATTCTTTCATAGTAATCTATATATGAATGGCACAGGGATAAAATTTACATAGTAGCTTTTGCACCCTGAAGATGCGTGGGTATGAATACGAAAGGCCCTGTTACTGaacttaataaatacaaaattagacTTTTGGTTTGGTGACGAGGAAGATCAGTAGAATGTGGGAAGAATTTTGAAGCCTTAGAAGGAAGAGGGAACAGTGGGTGAAAGTGGAGGAAGTAAAAAGAGTTGCTGAAGGGGTCGGACCCTCTTGCTTTgggagaaagacaaaaaatattaggAAGTTCTTCATATGGCACAAATCTACGTACGagctaaatataataaatattattcagaatggaAAGTATATGGAAGATGAGATATTTAAATTAAAGTAGAAAGCAACGTTACAACAACTTTCAGCTGTTTAGATATAtctctgaattgaactgaatggtggtattaaaatatcaatgacaaatacatttaatttttcataaataattcttaATGAAGAATCCACACTCGCCTTCCACGAAGCATGACCGCGAAATTATATAAGGTCATTAATGTATTTCAAACTGGCTCATTAAGGATAACATGGAATTTGTAAGACAATCTTGCAAGGCAAAGCTGGTGATgacctggccttatgccagaaaaGGCCCTGACACGATGGCGTCCCGTAAATGACGGAAATGTATGCGTAAATGAGTAAGATTCCTGGTGTGAGCCTATGAACTCAGGCCAACCTACCGAGACGGCTTATGCTTAATTTtcgatatatacataaacttgcATTAGTGTTATAGAAATACTATGTGTCAACTAATATCTATAAGGGTTTTTCGTATAAGCAACACTACTGAGAATATGGAGTGGGTACTGGTAAACATACTGTAATGATATGAGTTTTCCAACAGTCTAGTTAAACGATTACTTTACCAATtaaacagaacagcataaaaatatatcttattcTGAGCACTAGTAGTCAAATATTCATCTTTTATAATGAACAAGGCCAACAGTATCACAATTGTAAATTATGTCCTCACCGGGAAAATTTTACACTTGTAGGATTTTGGCACTGATCACTGGTTTGTAGGTCTACACTTTTAGAACATTAGTTCAACACCGGTTTTGGCACAAACGAACATTTGACAGCTGTAGAACAGCCAAGAAAACTCTTGGCAACTGGACCACTATAAAGCGAAGCTGCAGTTCCATCACCAGGGTCTCCACATGTCTTTGTCTTCTTGAGGTGCCGAAGTGGAAGGCCGGTCTGGGGAAGCATTGTCTTCTGAAGTGACCTCTTTCTTTGGTGTCGTTGCCCCAATCGGCGGCGATGACCCCGACGGGtggggagatggaggaggaggtgtCTTTTTTGGAGATGGTCCCGGCTGGTTGATCTCCTGTTGTGGTGATGACTCGCTCAGGGGCAATGGAGTAATCGGAGGTGGAGACATTCTATGTGGTATTACTGCAGAAGGCACTAAGGGGGCTGTTGGAGTGTCTGGGGGTGTCATTTTCAAGGGCAGAGGAGCCGGTATTAGTCCATGAGAGGGCTTGTCAGTCTTCGATATTTTTGAGGGAGGGTTTGAACTTTCAGGGTCTTCAAGGGGCCTTTTTTCACGAGGTTTATCTAAGGCTGAAGTATTAGTGGATTCATACTGGTCAGGCAATGTAACGGTTGGTGATGGCATAGAAAGGACGGATGAAAGAGAAGTATGATATGGATGAGAGTGATGGGGAGTTGTCAGAGACAGATTAGTTGCTGCTGGTTCCGTAGCAATGGACTGGGAGGATGTTGGCACTGTATGAGGAACTGTACAATGTGTAGAAGTTGTCTGAGTGAGAGCAGGGTTTGTAACACCCACATGCGTGGACGACGGATGTTGTAAAAGGGAGTCTTTTTGACCAATGTGCGCAGGAAAAACCTGTGATGTCGTTGGGTGTTTTGGGGTAGGAATGGATATTGTTGGATGGGTTGGAGTGGGTCTCTCAAGCTgtcttttcttgaaagaaaaatctattgGTGTTCTTATGTCTCCCTCATGAGACCCAGCTGACTGAAGTGTTAGATTTACAGGTTGTACTGCAACTTGTGCACTGATCACAGTCTCTTGTTTATGATCTGGCACTGTGAAAATTCTTCGAGCTGTTGGTGCTATGATCGTTTGCATCTGGGTACTTGGTAAAGACTCCTGTGGGCGGATATGAGGCTCTAATTGTGCTCTGGGTGGCGAAGAAGCTCTTCTAACGGCGGTGAAGGCCGAGGGCCTTAAGGGACGTTCCCCAGAAGAAGAGGCACCTTCGTTAATTTTAGTCAAAGAATGCTGCAGCCCCTGTGGTGGCTGAATAGCTGTTTGTTGAGGTGGAGGAGCTGTGTGTGGTCCTTGAGAAGACACTGGTGGAGGCGCTTGCTGAGCGTTAGGCTGAGCAGTCCCATGAGGTCCAGCTCTAGCCAGCAAGGACAATCCTCCATGGAGAAGTAGGGCAGCCCCTGCTGTGTCTCCGGCAGCAGCAAGCCTAGCTGCCACTAGACCATGGAGGAGACGTGCTTGGTTGTTGTTGACGTCTCCCGGACTCTGTTGTAGTTGTGGAGGTGGGGCCTGTGGTATAGCTGTTCCTTGTAGGTGGGCCAGTGGCAATGGGAGCCCTGCCATGGCAGTAAACGACAACGGCGTCATAGCTGAAAGACCAGACACACACTGGCCCAGGTGCTGCAGAAGGCGCTGTCGAACACCGGCGTCTACTCCTTCTATTCTTGATACatatctgaaaaatgaataattcttaGGGGCAATCCTTTATGGcactctatatataaataacaacattCGGTTTAGATGATGCATAATAGATACTCATGATAAAGAGAGACCATTGTTTTAGTAAGGGTCAGCTACAAATATTTCAAACACTTTACTCCGTTTACCTGCAGCTATTTACTTGTGTTCTTCCTTCaggtacttgttttattttactcttaatacTATACTATGTATTATTAATCAAAAGCTCAATAAGAATGAAACTctgataaagaatgaaattttcatgTTGAACCAGTTGTCCTTTACCTTGTAACTTCCTGAGCACATTCGGCGAACCCTCCCCGAAACTTGGTGAGGACAGCAGGGTCGTGGGCAACTGCCAGAGCCAACTGCTGTCTCTGCACTGCCTGCAAGTGCTTCACGGTCATTTCCAGTATATCAGCTTTCTCCAGTTTGCTGTGTCTCGCTGGCTGTTGGAGGAAACAGTGATTTATAGCAACAGACTTAGGACAATAGGTTTATGTTTATTATAACTATGGTATTGTGTAAAGATgaagaataaatgtttaaaatggcCCTTTTCCAGTTTCAAGTAAGCAAgaaagtgttttattttgttggttaTAAATTCTACAGAACAGAGCTTGTAAAGCCGTTGAAGATAGATTGGTACTATTGATTTTGTTGGTGTATCAAAACGTGaaacaagaaaatgtttaattaaagTAGTTTATACCATTTACAAAATTTGCAGAATTAATAAATACGAATTGAAATTAACCGTAATTAAGCCGTAGATTCTTTAGAGTTACTATGTACTTAAAACGACACAAAt is a genomic window containing:
- the LOC136845949 gene encoding uncharacterized protein gives rise to the protein MLSVLSMMEEHLEDEEEDHHHPAEDDPSPHHHTVPLSKAELRKSNKPIMEKRRRARINTCLNELKSLILDAMKKDPARHSKLEKADILEMTVKHLQAVQRQQLALAVAHDPAVLTKFRGGFAECAQEVTRYVSRIEGVDAGVRQRLLQHLGQCVSGLSAMTPLSFTAMAGLPLPLAHLQGTAIPQAPPPQLQQSPGDVNNNQARLLHGLVAARLAAAGDTAGAALLLHGGLSLLARAGPHGTAQPNAQQAPPPVSSQGPHTAPPPQQTAIQPPQGLQHSLTKINEGASSSGERPLRPSAFTAVRRASSPPRAQLEPHIRPQESLPSTQMQTIIAPTARRIFTVPDHKQETVISAQVAVQPVNLTLQSAGSHEGDIRTPIDFSFKKRQLERPTPTHPTISIPTPKHPTTSQVFPAHIGQKDSLLQHPSSTHVGVTNPALTQTTSTHCTVPHTVPTSSQSIATEPAATNLSLTTPHHSHPYHTSLSSVLSMPSPTVTLPDQYESTNTSALDKPREKRPLEDPESSNPPSKISKTDKPSHGLIPAPLPLKMTPPDTPTAPLVPSAVIPHRMSPPPITPLPLSESSPQQEINQPGPSPKKTPPPPSPHPSGSSPPIGATTPKKEVTSEDNASPDRPSTSAPQEDKDMWRPW